The genomic interval CTTCGCCAGGTCACCCGTGGGGATGCGGCTGGGCTGCAAATCGAGGATGTAGTTGCGGATATCGCGGATGGTCGCATTCAGGGCGTCGATCGCCTGGGGGATCATCTCCTTGGCCTTCTCGGCGGAGCCATCGAACAGCAGGCGAGCGGATTCTAGATTCAGGCCGACGGCATAGATCGATTGGATGATGCCGTCGTGCAGGTCCATACCTATGCGTTCGCGCTCCTCGAGCACCGCCAGCCGCCGGGCATCGCGGTACAGCCGGGCGTTGTCGGCCGCCACGCCGACGCCGGCGCCCACCGCCTCCAGCAATCCCGCCTCACGGGCCGTGATCCGCCGCGGTGAGCGGAAGGCCATGTCGAGCACCCCAACCACCTGGCCGCGCGCCGTCAGCGGCACGCCGACCAGCGATTCGAAGCCCGAGCGGGTCATCGCCGGGGAGAGGAAGCGCGGCTCATCCGCCAGGTTGTCGGTCCAGGCCGGCTTGCCGGCCAGGGCTACCCCGCCGACGAAGCCTTCGCCCAGGTGAAAGTGATCCAGCTCCCAGAACGGCCGGGGGCCGTCGCCTCTGAGCAGCGCCAAGCGGTAGGCGCTGGTGCCCTCCTCGCGCAGGAAGACTTCACCAGCCTCGGCGCCGAACCGCTCCATTACATGCGGCAGCATCGACTCGAGCAATTCGTCAAGCTCGAGGGCAGAGCTCACGGCCGTGGCCAACGTGTTGAAGAGCTCGAGTTCCTCGTTTCGCTGGGAAAGCTCCTTCTCGCTCTCCAGAACCTGGCGGTACAGCCTGGCGTTCTCGATCGCGGCCGCGGCGTGCGAGGCCAGCATCTCGATCAGCCGCTGGTCCTCTTCGGTGAAGGCGGCTCCGCCTTGCTTCTCCGTTAGGTACAGCTGCCCGATGGCGTTGCCGTAGGCCGAGATCGGCACGCCCAGAA from Anaerolineales bacterium carries:
- a CDS encoding GAF domain-containing sensor histidine kinase, whose product is DGVLLRITEAARELSGASYAALGIPDGHGSLEKFIPVGMTEEQIQRMDHHPVGEGLIGEMLRRGESIRLDDLSHHPKSAGFPAGHPPMRSFLGVPISAYGNAIGQLYLTEKQGGAAFTEEDQRLIEMLASHAAAAIENARLYRQVLESEKELSQRNEELELFNTLATAVSSALELDELLESMLPHVMERFGAEAGEVFLREEGTSAYRLALLRGDGPRPFWELDHFHLGEGFVGGVALAGKPAWTDNLADEPRFLSPAMTRSGFESLVGVPLTARGQVVGVLDMAFRSPRRITAREAGLLEAVGAGVGVAADNARLYRDARRLAVLEERERIGMDLHDGIIQSIYAVGLNLESARLLFDGSAEKAKEMIPQAIDALNATIRDIRNYILDLQPSRIPTGDLAKALARLVREFRANTLSETDLQLEAAALVRLTPEVSTSLFMIAQEALANVAKHARASRAWVSLRMIGGGVCLQIIDNGLGFDAEHSQQVLGHGMSNMASRARHIDGALEVVSEPGEGTTLTVRLPEPGPDLSVPVGTRSADQGPSFDPSR